Genomic window (Candidatus Chlorobium masyuteum):
GCATCTCAAAACACTCTTCGTACTGCTTGCAGCCGCTGTAAGTGCTCTGCTCTGGAATGTGCTGCTGCTCTATGGAGGATACTTTCTTGGAAGTAACTGGAAAAATATCGGTGGTTATGTTGCACTCTACAGCATTCCCGTCACCATCTTTTTTGTACTACTCCTCCTTTTTTCCGTCTGGAAGTTTATCAGGGAAAGAAAGCGGCAGCATGAATGAGTTTTTTTTATTATTTAACAGAACCCGTAACATTCAAATTTATAGTTCATTAATTCCCAAGAATTTTGTTGAATTACCATGGCAAAAGACTTAAAACTGTATCCAGCCGAAAAAAAAGGCGCGCTTCTCGAGCTTGATTCGATTGACGATCTCAAAGAGATGGCCCGACAGGTCCGTCGGGATATTGTCCGAATGCTCGCTATGGCCAATTCCGGCCATACCGGCGGTTCACTCGGCATGGCCGATATTTTTACGGCCCTCTACTTTCGCCTTCTCCTGCATAAACCGCATGAGTTCTGGGAGAAGCATGATCTTGATATGGTTTTTCTTTCAAATGGTCACATCGCACCGGTATGGTACAGTGTACTTGCCCGTGCAGGCTATTTCTCGCTGAGTGAGCTGAATTCACTTCGTCAGGTCAACTCCTACCTTCAGGGTCATCCAACGTCCGAATCGAAGCTCCCTGGCATCAGAATCGCATCCGGCTCTCTTGGCCAGGGGCTCTCTGCTGCAGTAGGCGCGGCACTCGGTCTTCGCATGGATGGCAAGAAGAGCGATGTCTTCTGTCTGATGGGTGACGGAGAGTGTCAGGAGGGACAGATCTGGGAGGCAGCCATGAGTGCTGCTCATTACGGACTTGGTAATCTGATTGGTATAGTTGACTACAACAATCTCCAGATTGACGGTGAAGTTACCGATGTTATGAGTGTTGAGCCGTTTGCCGACAAGTGGCGGGCGTTTGGCTGGGATGTTTATCACTGCAACGGTAACGATATCGAGGATTTTGTCACCACCATCGAGAAGCTCAGAGCAGGGGGTAAACGGAGCAGACCTTCCGTTGTTCTTGCAACGACGGTGATGGGAAAAGGTGTTCATTTCTTTGAGGGGACAATGCCGGATAATTCCAACTGGCACGGGAAACCTCCATCAAAGGATGATGCAGTCAAAGCACTTGCCATCCTTGGAGAGACTGTTTATGGCGACTTTTAGTTCTTAGTATTTCGTGCAGATACTTGCAGGAACATACAAAGGGAGGAAAATCAGGAGTTCATCAACAAATGCTATTCGTCCCTGCAGCAGCCGTGTCAAGAAATCTCTCTTCGACACGCTTGCTGCAAGGCTCGATTTTGACAGCATAACCGTACTTGATCTCTTTGCCGGATTCGGCTCCCTTGGTTTTGAAGCGGTGAGCCGGGGGGCAGCATCAGTATGCTTTGTTGATCAGCATGCCGATTCGCTCAAAGCCATTAAAGCAACGGCACTTCTGCTGGGAGTTGAAGAGCGGGTGAAGATAGTCAATGCGGATGTTTCTGCATTTCTTTCCCGGCCATCAAAACCGTTTGATCTGGTTTTTTGTGATCCACCTTACTCCTGGCCGGATTACGGGCAGTTGATTGACAAAATTGCCGGCGGCTCCCTTCTTGCTGATGAGGGAATCCTTCTTATTGAACACCGTGCGCATCTTGAGTTCAAGCACTCTCCATACTACTCTTTTCAAAAGGATTACGGCATGACAAGAGTTACATTTTTTCAGACCTGAACGGAGTGATGCGATGAAAACAAATGCTATTTATCCCGGAACATTTGATCCGTTCACAAACGGTCATCTTGATGTACTCGAACGTGCACTGAATATTTTTGAAGAGGTAATCGTTGTTATTGCCGAGAATACGCAGAAGCATTCACTCTTTACGATTGAAGAGCGGCAGGCAATGATCAATGAAGTTGTCGGTGATTATGCAGGCGTCAGGGTTGAAGTGCTCCGTCAGGGACTTCTTGCCGATTATGCACGACAGGTCGGAGCGAAGGCAATTATACGGGGTGTGCGGCAGGTAAAGGATTTTGAGTATGAGTTTCAGATGTCGCTCCTGAACCGCCATCTCTATCCTGAAGTGACAACGGTTTTTCTTATGCCGAATGTCAAGTATACCTACGTTGCCTCATCGATTATCAGGGAGGTTTCCATGCTGGGTGGTGATGTCAGTAAATTTGTTCATCCCTGTGTCATGGAGATGCTCAATCTAAAACGCGAAGAACGAAAAGAACAAAAATCATAACAAAACAGTCGATATGTCAACATCATCTCATCCTGAAGAAAAATATCTGACCCGCAGAGTTCTCAGCATGCAGGAGTCGCAGACCATGAGAATCAGCAATCTTGCCGGTAAAATGAAAGCAGAGGGGAAGGACGTCGTAAGTCTTTCAGCAGGTGAACCTGATTTTCCTACACCTGATCATGTCAATCAGGCAGGAATTGATGCAATCAAGTCCGGCTTTACCCGTTATACCGCCAACTCCGGTATTTCTGAGCTGAAAAAAGCCATTATCGAGAAGTTCCGCCGTGATAACGGGCTTGAGTTTCAGGAGAACCAGATTATTGTCAGCAACGGAGGAAAGCAGACCCTTGCAAACACCTTTCTCGCGCTCTGCGAAGAGGGTGATGAGGTGATTGTTCCGGCTCCTTTCTGGGTGAGTTTCCCTGAGATGGTTCGTCTTGCCGGAGGCTCGCCGGTGATTGTTCATACCTCGATTGAGAGTGAATACAAGATTACTCCTCTGCAGCTTGAAAAAGCGATTACACCGAAAACAAAGATTGTCGTGCTGAACTCACCCTCCAATCCAACGGGAGCGGTCTATAATGAAGCTGAAGTGCGGGCACTCATGCAGGTGCTTGAAGGCCGGGAGATTTTCGTCCTTTCAGACGAGATGTATGACATGATCGTCTATGGCGGTGTCCGCCCATTCTCTCCGGCAAGGATTCCCGCCATGAAGGATTGGGTCATTGT
Coding sequences:
- the rsmD gene encoding 16S rRNA (guanine(966)-N(2))-methyltransferase RsmD, which translates into the protein MQILAGTYKGRKIRSSSTNAIRPCSSRVKKSLFDTLAARLDFDSITVLDLFAGFGSLGFEAVSRGAASVCFVDQHADSLKAIKATALLLGVEERVKIVNADVSAFLSRPSKPFDLVFCDPPYSWPDYGQLIDKIAGGSLLADEGILLIEHRAHLEFKHSPYYSFQKDYGMTRVTFFQT
- a CDS encoding transketolase, with translation MAKDLKLYPAEKKGALLELDSIDDLKEMARQVRRDIVRMLAMANSGHTGGSLGMADIFTALYFRLLLHKPHEFWEKHDLDMVFLSNGHIAPVWYSVLARAGYFSLSELNSLRQVNSYLQGHPTSESKLPGIRIASGSLGQGLSAAVGAALGLRMDGKKSDVFCLMGDGECQEGQIWEAAMSAAHYGLGNLIGIVDYNNLQIDGEVTDVMSVEPFADKWRAFGWDVYHCNGNDIEDFVTTIEKLRAGGKRSRPSVVLATTVMGKGVHFFEGTMPDNSNWHGKPPSKDDAVKALAILGETVYGDF
- a CDS encoding pyridoxal phosphate-dependent aminotransferase, whose amino-acid sequence is MSTSSHPEEKYLTRRVLSMQESQTMRISNLAGKMKAEGKDVVSLSAGEPDFPTPDHVNQAGIDAIKSGFTRYTANSGISELKKAIIEKFRRDNGLEFQENQIIVSNGGKQTLANTFLALCEEGDEVIVPAPFWVSFPEMVRLAGGSPVIVHTSIESEYKITPLQLEKAITPKTKIVVLNSPSNPTGAVYNEAEVRALMQVLEGREIFVLSDEMYDMIVYGGVRPFSPARIPAMKDWVIVSNGVSKTYAMTGWRIGYLAGPKWLIDACDKIQSQTTSNPNAIAQKAAMAALIGDQRIVEERRLEFEKRRDYMYAALNSIPGFRTALPQGAFYIFPDISGVLGQTFNGVVMKDSADVAEYLLKEHLVATVPGDAFGAPNNLRLSYAASIASLEEAVNRIRRAFK
- the coaD gene encoding pantetheine-phosphate adenylyltransferase, producing the protein MKTNAIYPGTFDPFTNGHLDVLERALNIFEEVIVVIAENTQKHSLFTIEERQAMINEVVGDYAGVRVEVLRQGLLADYARQVGAKAIIRGVRQVKDFEYEFQMSLLNRHLYPEVTTVFLMPNVKYTYVASSIIREVSMLGGDVSKFVHPCVMEMLNLKREERKEQKS